One Dehalococcoidales bacterium genomic region harbors:
- a CDS encoding CoA transferase, with the protein MSMALEGIKVIDCSQVAAVPMCARILGDFGADVIHIENPTTGDYWRVFKDAMADQGNACPSDFDYNWENYNRNKRSLTLDLYKENGCTIIHKMVKEADVFLSNLRAFELERFQVDYETLSKINPRIIFGNVNGYGKEGPDKDLPAYDATAYWARAGFPYVMSQPGIPVYGYRPAIGDNVVGMSLAYGVMQALYVREKTGVGQTVDVSLLHTGIFQNGFDVSAALITGLDSADWREQPPPELVQQSMMAVAQIMAFYGAKANSPMTGMYMTKDARALIFVILQPDRYWAKFCKAVGREDLAQNPKYDTIEGRAEDVAELRQIFSGLFMAKNYDEWHTHLEGIPYAPNQSLKEIINDPQARASGCFVSYDHPQRGRIEQIANPVMMSKNPSSVRMPAPEFGQHTEEVLLEYGYSWEDIARFKDEGAIA; encoded by the coding sequence ATGAGTATGGCACTAGAAGGTATCAAGGTTATCGATTGCTCGCAGGTGGCGGCCGTGCCAATGTGCGCCCGCATCCTCGGCGACTTCGGGGCAGATGTCATCCACATCGAAAACCCGACCACGGGTGATTACTGGCGGGTTTTCAAGGACGCCATGGCCGATCAGGGTAATGCCTGCCCATCCGATTTCGACTACAACTGGGAGAACTATAACCGCAATAAGCGGAGCCTCACACTTGACCTCTACAAGGAGAACGGCTGCACTATCATCCATAAGATGGTAAAGGAAGCCGATGTGTTTCTCAGTAACTTGCGGGCCTTCGAGTTGGAGAGATTCCAGGTGGATTACGAGACTTTAAGCAAGATAAACCCGCGCATCATCTTCGGCAATGTCAACGGCTACGGCAAGGAGGGCCCGGACAAGGACCTCCCCGCCTATGACGCCACTGCCTATTGGGCACGCGCCGGTTTCCCGTATGTAATGTCCCAGCCTGGTATTCCCGTTTATGGCTATCGTCCGGCCATCGGCGATAATGTGGTTGGGATGTCTCTTGCCTATGGTGTGATGCAGGCCCTGTACGTCAGGGAGAAGACCGGAGTCGGCCAGACAGTAGATGTCTCATTACTCCATACCGGTATCTTCCAAAACGGGTTTGATGTCTCCGCCGCACTCATTACAGGGTTGGACTCCGCGGACTGGAGAGAGCAACCCCCGCCGGAGTTGGTGCAGCAGTCAATGATGGCAGTCGCTCAGATTATGGCCTTCTATGGCGCCAAGGCGAACAGCCCGATGACTGGTATGTATATGACCAAGGACGCAAGGGCCTTGATATTCGTTATTCTGCAGCCGGACCGCTACTGGGCGAAGTTCTGCAAGGCAGTCGGGCGGGAAGACCTGGCTCAAAACCCCAAGTACGATACGATAGAGGGAAGGGCTGAGGATGTCGCTGAGTTACGGCAAATCTTTTCGGGGCTATTCATGGCCAAGAACTATGACGAGTGGCATACCCATCTTGAAGGGATACCGTATGCTCCCAATCAGAGTCTCAAGGAGATCATCAACGACCCACAGGCAAGGGCCAGCGGCTGCTTCGTGTCTTATGACCATCCCCAGCGCGGGCGTATCGAGCAGATAGCTAACCCGGTGATGATGAGCAAGAACCCTTCGTCGGTAAGGATGCCAGCCCCGGAATTTGGTCAGCACACCGAAGAGGTGCTGCTTGAGTACGGCTACTCCTGGGAAGATATCGCCCGCTTCAAGGATGAGGGTGCCATCGCCTGA